A region of Fimbriimonadaceae bacterium DNA encodes the following proteins:
- the polA gene encoding DNA polymerase I: MEAKRLVIIDGYSLMFRAFYATRFMSTTDGRPTNALYGFVGMLFVLLEKVRPDAIVVALDAPGQTFRDVEYAEYKGTRRETAPELISQLIVSRDLIAALGIPSLEVVGYEADDVVGTIARKAEASGYHTTIVTGDLDSLQLVDPCISVLTNKVGVTDTVTYDVEAVVARYGFGPEHIADYKALVGDTSDNIPGVPGIGEKSATKLILEFGSVETIAERIDEVEEKFRKKIEPNIEQMMKSKWLATIDCNVPVEYDFNPFVLTTEQLEQAAAILESFEMKNHLRRLSLVLGPYLDGAVRDEPVASDVQESLRVNDLGRTESFADLQAWIAGKPFSVLYGSVTGQPSMFEDGPTSMAWVAVGHEVRETSGEAADRLVTELPASAILHDAKPIWKRLGIDAVPGFDTSLAGFVLQSNRANPVLRDLIQGYLDVEQPNTHKGEAVGLALLQPAMRIRLEKESQLKVLEDIELPLVPILSQMEMMGVAVDPQHLSTLSGTLSAEIDKMAARIFEQAGQEFVIGSPKQLGEVLFDKLGLPSQKKTKTGYATGAEVLQELVNDNPIAADVLNWRELTKLKNTYADSLPKMIGRDGRIHTTYNQTGAATGRLSSNDPNLQNIPIRTELGREIRKAFIAPPGAKLASFDYSQIELRLLAHYCQDDALVDAFSHRVDVHRVTASLMFGVPQEEVSKEMRGRAKTLNYAVLYGVTGYGLKQQLGEAFSLSEAQALIDQYYERFPKIKNFTTSLIEEARAKGFNTTLVGRRRYFPDIHAPKRNERLYAERQAVNAPMQGSASDMIKLAMIKIHQRLRSSHTSMLLQVHDELLFEMPERDERDIEPIRELMEQALPLSVPVEVDAKLGENWSEMTETERHVPVG; this comes from the coding sequence GTGGAAGCCAAACGGCTGGTGATTATCGATGGCTATTCGCTGATGTTTCGGGCGTTTTACGCGACCCGATTCATGAGCACCACCGACGGTCGCCCGACCAATGCCCTCTATGGTTTCGTGGGGATGCTGTTCGTGCTTCTCGAGAAGGTGCGTCCCGACGCTATCGTCGTGGCTCTCGATGCTCCCGGCCAGACTTTTCGCGACGTCGAATACGCCGAGTACAAGGGCACCCGCCGAGAAACCGCGCCGGAATTGATCAGCCAGCTCATCGTCTCGCGGGACTTGATCGCCGCCCTCGGCATCCCGAGCCTCGAAGTCGTCGGTTACGAAGCCGATGACGTGGTGGGCACGATCGCGAGAAAGGCCGAGGCCAGTGGATACCACACGACGATCGTTACCGGCGACTTGGATTCCCTTCAGCTCGTCGACCCCTGCATATCGGTTCTGACGAACAAGGTGGGCGTAACCGACACGGTTACTTATGATGTGGAGGCCGTTGTGGCGCGGTATGGCTTCGGCCCCGAGCATATCGCCGACTATAAGGCCCTAGTCGGCGACACCAGCGACAACATTCCCGGCGTACCGGGCATCGGCGAAAAGTCGGCCACGAAGCTGATCCTCGAATTCGGTTCGGTCGAAACCATCGCCGAGCGAATCGACGAGGTCGAGGAGAAGTTCCGCAAGAAGATCGAGCCAAACATCGAACAGATGATGAAGTCGAAGTGGCTGGCGACGATCGACTGCAACGTGCCGGTCGAGTACGACTTCAATCCGTTCGTTCTAACCACCGAGCAGCTCGAGCAAGCCGCAGCGATCCTCGAATCGTTTGAAATGAAGAACCACCTGCGCCGGCTGTCTCTGGTGCTTGGACCCTATCTGGATGGTGCGGTTCGGGACGAGCCGGTCGCCTCCGACGTCCAGGAAAGCCTGCGAGTGAACGACCTGGGCCGGACGGAGTCGTTCGCGGACCTTCAGGCATGGATTGCGGGAAAGCCGTTCTCGGTCCTCTATGGCTCGGTTACGGGCCAGCCCTCCATGTTCGAAGACGGCCCAACGTCCATGGCCTGGGTGGCGGTCGGACATGAGGTCAGGGAGACGTCCGGCGAAGCCGCCGACCGTTTGGTAACCGAACTTCCCGCCAGCGCGATCTTGCACGACGCGAAGCCGATCTGGAAGCGCCTCGGCATCGACGCGGTGCCGGGCTTCGATACAAGCCTTGCCGGCTTCGTGCTCCAATCAAACCGCGCCAATCCCGTCTTGCGCGACCTGATCCAGGGATACCTGGACGTGGAACAGCCGAACACCCACAAGGGGGAGGCGGTTGGCCTCGCTCTGTTGCAGCCGGCTATGCGGATTCGCTTGGAAAAGGAAAGCCAGCTCAAGGTGCTTGAGGATATTGAGCTGCCGCTCGTTCCGATCCTCAGCCAGATGGAGATGATGGGGGTGGCCGTCGACCCCCAACACCTCTCGACCCTTTCGGGAACCCTCTCGGCGGAAATCGACAAGATGGCCGCGAGGATATTCGAGCAAGCCGGGCAGGAGTTTGTGATCGGCTCTCCAAAACAGCTTGGCGAGGTGCTCTTCGACAAGCTCGGCCTTCCCAGCCAAAAGAAGACCAAGACCGGGTACGCGACCGGCGCCGAAGTGCTCCAGGAACTCGTGAACGACAATCCGATCGCAGCCGACGTTCTCAACTGGCGTGAGCTTACGAAGCTGAAGAACACCTACGCCGACTCTCTGCCCAAGATGATCGGACGGGACGGTCGGATACATACGACTTATAACCAGACTGGGGCGGCGACCGGGCGACTGAGCAGCAACGACCCTAACCTCCAGAACATCCCGATCCGGACCGAGCTTGGCCGGGAGATTCGAAAGGCGTTCATCGCGCCCCCGGGCGCCAAGCTCGCCTCCTTCGACTACTCCCAGATCGAGCTGCGGCTGCTGGCCCACTACTGCCAGGACGATGCGCTCGTGGACGCCTTTAGCCACCGGGTCGACGTCCACCGCGTCACCGCCTCGCTCATGTTCGGCGTTCCTCAGGAGGAGGTGAGCAAGGAGATGCGGGGGCGGGCCAAGACCCTCAACTACGCCGTCCTCTACGGCGTGACGGGCTATGGATTGAAGCAGCAGCTTGGCGAGGCGTTCAGCCTATCGGAAGCCCAAGCGCTGATCGATCAGTACTACGAGCGCTTTCCCAAGATCAAGAACTTCACGACGAGCCTGATCGAGGAAGCCCGTGCGAAAGGCTTCAACACCACCCTGGTCGGTCGTCGTCGTTACTTCCCCGATATTCACGCTCCCAAGCGCAACGAAAGACTCTATGCCGAGCGACAAGCGGTCAACGCACCGATGCAAGGATCGGCCAGCGACATGATCAAGCTGGCAATGATCAAGATCCACCAGCGCCTCCGCTCAAG